The Nicotiana tabacum cultivar K326 chromosome 14, ASM71507v2, whole genome shotgun sequence genome contains a region encoding:
- the LOC142169003 gene encoding uncharacterized protein LOC142169003: MPKTSTGETPYSLVYGTDAVIPVEVGEPSLRYFRESGHQNDDSRRQELDEVEERRDMAYVRMVAQKQQAECYYNTRAKIRPLKVGDYVLKAKTQASKYPREGKLGTNWDGPYKIMAATSKGSFTQATMEGKQLPNNWNITHLKYFNF, translated from the coding sequence ATGCCAAAAACAAGCACAGGGGAAACGCCTTACTcattagtctatgggactgatgcagtaATACCAGTGGAGGTCGGGGAGCCAAGCCTAAGATACTTCCGTGAAAGCGGACACCAGAACGATGACAGTAGAAGGCAGGAACTCGATGAAGTTGaggaacgaagagatatggcctacGTGAGGATGGTCGCCCAAAAGCAACAAGCAGAATGCTACTATAACACAAGAGCAAAGATCAGGCCActtaaagtcggggactacgtgcttaaagctaaaacacaagcaagcaaatATCCAAGGGAAGGCAAACTAGGAACAAACTGGGATGGCCCCTACAAAATCATGGCAGCAACAAGCAAAGGGTCATTCACACAAgcaacaatggaaggaaagcaactaccaaacaattggaacattaCACACCtaaagtacttcaacttttaa
- the LOC107791572 gene encoding putative pectate lyase P59 isoform X2: MGGPKLMYSFFFLFIIFATIIPCLMAHIGDFDEVWRRRAEEAREYARQIYEPNPENVTLAFNQKVRDMKEVTVSNNSTRRGLGTKKYKGPCMVTNPIDRCWRCDPNWADNRKRLADCAMGFGSKATGGKDGEIYIVTDNSDDYAEPKPGTLRYAVIQKEPLWIIFERSMTIRLHQELIMQSDKTIDARGANVHIAKGAGITLQYIKNVIIHGLHIHDIVEGSGGMVRDAVDHIGIRTVSDGDGISIFGASNIWIDHVSMKKCYDGIIDAVEGSTAITISNGHFTDHNEVMLFGASDSSSIDQVMQITLAFNHFGKRLVQRMPRCRWGYIHVVNNDYTHWNMYAIGGSMHPTIITQGNRFIAPPDIFKKQVTKREYNPEEVWKHWTWRSEGNLFMNGAYFIESGDPDWSKKHKELYDGISAAPAEEVTWITRFAGALGCKKGKAC, from the exons ATGGGAGGACCTAAGTTAATGTATTCGTTCTTCTTTCTATTTATCATTTTTGCTACAATAATACCGTGCCTAATGGCTCACATTGGTGACTTCGACGAGGTGTGGCGGAGGAGAGCCGAAGAAGCTAGAGAATACGCCCGTCAGATTTATGAGCCCAACCCTGAAAATGTCACCCTTGCATTTAACCAGAAAGTTCGCGA TATGAAGGAAGTGACAGTTAGCAATAATAGCACAAGGAGGGGTCTAGGGACGAAAAAGTACAAAGGACCTTGCATGGTCACAAATCCAATTGATAGGTGCTGGAGATGTGACCCTAATTGGGCTGACAATAGGAAAAGGCTAGCAGATTGTGCAATGGGCTTTGGATCCAAGGCCACCGGTGGGAAGGATGGCGAAATCTACATCGTCACCGACAATTCAGACGATTATGCTGAACCAAAACCTGGAACTCTTCGTTATGCCGTTATCCAAAAGGAGCCATTGTGGATCATATTCGAAAGAAGTATGACCATCAG GTTACACCAGGAGCTGATAATGCAGAGTGACAAGACTATCGATGCTCGTGGGGCTAACGTTCATATTGCTAAAGGTGCTGGCATTACCCTCCAGTACATCAAGAACGTGATCATCCACGGACTCCATATTCATGACATTGTCGAAGGAAGTGGTGGGATGGTTCGTGATGCAGTGGACCATATTGGCATACGTACCGTTAGTGATGGAGATGGAATTTCTATTTTTGGTGCGTCCAATATATGGATTGATCATGTCTCTATGAAGAAATGCTATGATGGAATCATAGACGCTGTGGAAGGATCCACTGCTATCACTATATCCAATGGACATTTCACTGATCATAATGAGGTCATGTTGTTTGGTGCAAGTGACAGTTCTTCAATAGATCAAGTTATGCAAATCACATTAGCTTTCAATCATTTTGGAAAGAGATTGGTGCAGAGAATGCCAAGGTGCCGATGGGGATATATTCATGTTGTTAACAATGACTATACTCACTGGAATATGTATGCCATTGGTGGTAGCATGCATCCCACTATCATTACCCAGGGTAATCGTTTTATTGCCCCTCCTGACATCTTCAagaaacag GTAACAAAGAGGGAGTACAACCCAGAAGAAGTGTGGAAGCACTGGACATGGAGATCAGAGGGAAATCTATTCATGAATGGTGCATACTTCATTGAATCTGGTGATCCAGATTGGTCCAAGAAACACAAAGAGCTTTATGACGGAATATCAGCTGCCCCAGCTGAAGAAGTCACTTGGATAACTAGATTTGCAGGTGCACTTGGCTGCAAAAAAGGAAAGGCTTGTTAa
- the LOC107791572 gene encoding putative pectate lyase P59 isoform X1: MGGPKLMYSFFFLFIIFATIIPCLMAHIGDFDEVWRRRAEEAREYARQIYEPNPENVTLAFNQKVRDSMKEVTVSNNSTRRGLGTKKYKGPCMVTNPIDRCWRCDPNWADNRKRLADCAMGFGSKATGGKDGEIYIVTDNSDDYAEPKPGTLRYAVIQKEPLWIIFERSMTIRLHQELIMQSDKTIDARGANVHIAKGAGITLQYIKNVIIHGLHIHDIVEGSGGMVRDAVDHIGIRTVSDGDGISIFGASNIWIDHVSMKKCYDGIIDAVEGSTAITISNGHFTDHNEVMLFGASDSSSIDQVMQITLAFNHFGKRLVQRMPRCRWGYIHVVNNDYTHWNMYAIGGSMHPTIITQGNRFIAPPDIFKKQVTKREYNPEEVWKHWTWRSEGNLFMNGAYFIESGDPDWSKKHKELYDGISAAPAEEVTWITRFAGALGCKKGKAC, from the exons ATGGGAGGACCTAAGTTAATGTATTCGTTCTTCTTTCTATTTATCATTTTTGCTACAATAATACCGTGCCTAATGGCTCACATTGGTGACTTCGACGAGGTGTGGCGGAGGAGAGCCGAAGAAGCTAGAGAATACGCCCGTCAGATTTATGAGCCCAACCCTGAAAATGTCACCCTTGCATTTAACCAGAAAGTTCGCGA TAGTATGAAGGAAGTGACAGTTAGCAATAATAGCACAAGGAGGGGTCTAGGGACGAAAAAGTACAAAGGACCTTGCATGGTCACAAATCCAATTGATAGGTGCTGGAGATGTGACCCTAATTGGGCTGACAATAGGAAAAGGCTAGCAGATTGTGCAATGGGCTTTGGATCCAAGGCCACCGGTGGGAAGGATGGCGAAATCTACATCGTCACCGACAATTCAGACGATTATGCTGAACCAAAACCTGGAACTCTTCGTTATGCCGTTATCCAAAAGGAGCCATTGTGGATCATATTCGAAAGAAGTATGACCATCAG GTTACACCAGGAGCTGATAATGCAGAGTGACAAGACTATCGATGCTCGTGGGGCTAACGTTCATATTGCTAAAGGTGCTGGCATTACCCTCCAGTACATCAAGAACGTGATCATCCACGGACTCCATATTCATGACATTGTCGAAGGAAGTGGTGGGATGGTTCGTGATGCAGTGGACCATATTGGCATACGTACCGTTAGTGATGGAGATGGAATTTCTATTTTTGGTGCGTCCAATATATGGATTGATCATGTCTCTATGAAGAAATGCTATGATGGAATCATAGACGCTGTGGAAGGATCCACTGCTATCACTATATCCAATGGACATTTCACTGATCATAATGAGGTCATGTTGTTTGGTGCAAGTGACAGTTCTTCAATAGATCAAGTTATGCAAATCACATTAGCTTTCAATCATTTTGGAAAGAGATTGGTGCAGAGAATGCCAAGGTGCCGATGGGGATATATTCATGTTGTTAACAATGACTATACTCACTGGAATATGTATGCCATTGGTGGTAGCATGCATCCCACTATCATTACCCAGGGTAATCGTTTTATTGCCCCTCCTGACATCTTCAagaaacag GTAACAAAGAGGGAGTACAACCCAGAAGAAGTGTGGAAGCACTGGACATGGAGATCAGAGGGAAATCTATTCATGAATGGTGCATACTTCATTGAATCTGGTGATCCAGATTGGTCCAAGAAACACAAAGAGCTTTATGACGGAATATCAGCTGCCCCAGCTGAAGAAGTCACTTGGATAACTAGATTTGCAGGTGCACTTGGCTGCAAAAAAGGAAAGGCTTGTTAa